The following coding sequences lie in one Ictalurus furcatus strain D&B chromosome 7, Billie_1.0, whole genome shotgun sequence genomic window:
- the kif9 gene encoding kinesin-like protein KIF9 isoform X1, whose translation MPVSLQHMSLDWGRKPLKHRENTQAPRTQGRGGVMNAHNEVRVYVRTRPTAQFAQELIECLPDKQTVNVRQRKISRKGVLNNQMSSWSFRLNGVLHNISQEDVYQQVAHSVVLGALEGYNGTVMCFGQTGAGKTFTMTGATESYKQRGIIPRAIQEVFHEIDNRVDHTFSVHLSFLEIYNETLVDLLASVKGGQTKHCGTMAVVEEPEGGVSVKGLSLHPVHREEEALNLLFEGEMNKIIGEHALNKHSSRSHCIFTVHVESRSRTLSNATYITSKLNLVDLAGSERLSKTGSEGQVQREALYINKSLSFLEQAILALADRRRDHVPFRQSKLTHALKDSLGGNCNTVLVANIYGEAAQIDETLSTLRFAARMKCVCTEPSVNTHIDPALQVQTLQKEIQLLKQELSFHNTLANQAAVTYEDLSEAQLAVVKSEVQSYLAGTLDEITIVSIRQIRAVFAQFKNAFQEQEKQLKAQKSIVVKNTPSTLSMSDAKEPVEEMEGANRLSVPASSQRQSVSPSSSKGKKVKESSRKNGQGSTGSGDHLTMTQSETEILVPPSAAETKKSPKDDAKKRCDTPPSKMEAFEVYKSERGHEINRILKENKSVLKERLAQLHNLTGVINSIKRDIDHMRSELQLYREERQSQGQLVSADGEPVLDEAEVTLLIKLRGAKDQYRQNHEELLSTKAEVQYCRHLVDQCRMRLFSEFESWYNESFLLPDEVLDIFKDGGPIRAGLVPVDKALALVSNTARIEGDEQEHTELLADSPSATSFYNAYNRTVQRRAPHCTVYRKSSMGPDTDKLKSLAAVTRRGR comes from the exons atgccagtcagcctacaacacatgtctttggactggggaaggaaacccctgaagcacagggagaacacgcaagctccacgcacacagggcagaggcg GAGTTATGAATGCACACAACGAGGTGAGGGTGTACGTCCGCACCAGACCCACAGCACAGTTTGCCCAAGAGCTCATTGAATGCTTGCCTGATAAACAG ACTGTGAACGTGCGTCAGAGAAAGATTTCCAGGAAAGGGGTGCTGAATAATCAGATGAGCTCTTGGTCTTTTCGGCTCAACGGGGTGCTGCACAACATATCACAGGAAGACGTCTATCAACAGGTCGCACACAGTGTGGTGCTTGGAGCTCTGGAGGGATACAATG GCACGGTTATGTGCTTTGGACAGACTGGGGCTGGAAAGACCTTCACAATGACCGGTGCCACTGAGAGTTACAAACAACGAGGCATCATCCCTCGTGCCATACAGGAG GTGTTCCATGAGATCGATAATCGTGTAGATCACACCTTCTCTGTGCACCTCTCCTTTCTGGAGATTTACAACGAGACTTTGGTGGACCTGCTAGCCTCAGTGAAAGGGGGACAGACGAAGCACTGCGGAACCATGGCTGTGGTGGAAGAGCCAGAGGGCGGGGTTTCAGTAAAGGGCCTGTCCTTACATCCTGTCCACAGAGAAGAGGAGGCACTAAACTTGCTATTTGAG GGAgagatgaataaaataataggaGAACATGCCCTCAACAAGCACTCGTCCCGGTCACATTGTATCTTTACTGTCCACGTTGAG TCTCGCTCTCGGACACTCTCGAATGCAACGTACATCACGTCCAAACTCAACCTGGTGGATCTCGCAGGTTCCGAGAGGTTGAGCAAAACTGGG TCTGAGGGTCAGGTGCAGAGAGAAGCCCTGTACATTAACAAATCTCTGTCCTTCCTGGAGCAGGCCATCTTGGCCTTAGCTGACCGGCGCCGAGACCATGTCCCCTTCAGACAAAGCAAGCTGACACATGCTCTTAAAGATTCTCTCG GTGGAAATTGTAACACAGTGCTGGTGGCCAACATTTACGGCGAGGCGGCACAGATTGATGAGACG CTCTCAACTCTCCGCTTTGCAGCCAGGATGAAGTGTGTATGCACTGAGCCATCTGTCAACACGCACATCGATCCTGCT CTCCAGGTCCAAACACTGCAAAAGGAAATCCAACTTCTGAAGCAGGAGCTTTCCTTTCACAACACACTG GCCAATCAGGCTGCTGTGACATACGAGGACCTGTCAGAGGCGCAGCTAGCGGTGGTAAAGAGTGAGGTTCAGAGTTACCTGGCCGGTACACTGGACGAGATCACG aTTGTGAGCATTCGACAAATCCGGGCAGTGTTCGCCCAGTTTAAAAACGCTTTCCA GGAGCAGGAAAAGCAGCTTAAAGCGCAGAAGAGCATTGTGGTTAAGAATACTCCGAGCACGCTGTCCATGTCTGATGCTAAA GAGCCTGTAGAAGAGATGGAGGGTGCAAACAGGCTCAGTGTGCCTGCATCGTCACAGAGACAGTCTGTGTCACCCAGCAGTAGCAAAGGCAAGAAGGTCAAAGAGAGTAGCAG AAAAAATGGTCAGGGTAGCACAGGCTCAGGCGATCATCTCACCATGACGCAGAGTGAGACGGAGATCCTCGTTCCTCCTAGTGCGGCTGAGACCAAGAAGAGTCCCAAAGATGATGCTAAGAAGAGATGCGA CACTCCTCCATCCAAGATGGAAGCATTTGAGGTCTACAAGTCAGAGAGGGGCCATGAGATCAACCGCATCCTGAAGGAAAACAAGTCTGTACTGAAAGAACGTCTGGCGCAACTCCACAACCTCACAGGGGTCATTAACTCCATTAAACGGGACATTGACCACATGCGCTCGGAACTCCAGCTGTATAGAGAAGAGAGGCAGAGTCAGG GCCAGTTGGTGAGTGCAGACGGGGAGCCCGTGCTGGACGAGGCCGAGGTAACTCTGCTTATAAAACTCCGAGGGGCCAAGGATCAGTACAGGCAGAACCATGAGGAACTGCTCAGCACCAAAGCCGAGGTGCAATACTGCAGACATCTTGTGGACCAGTGCCGCATGCGCCTGTTCTCTG AGTTCGAGAGCTGGTACAACGAGTCCTTCCTGCTACCAGATGAGGTTCTAGACATCTTCAAAGATGGGGGACCTATTAGAGCAGGTTTGGTGCCTGTGGACAAAGCTTTGGCTTTGGTTAGTAACACTGCAAGAAta GAGGGAGATGAGCAGGAGCACACGGAGTTGCTTGCAGACAGTCCCAGTGCCACATCCTTTTATAATGCATATAACAGGACAGTACAGAGg CGAGCACCTCATTGTACTGTTTACAGGAAGAGCAGCATGGGACCTGACACAGACAAGCTCAAATCGCTTGCAGCTGTCACCCGAAGGGGGCGCTAA
- the kif9 gene encoding kinesin-like protein KIF9 isoform X5 — protein sequence MPVSLQHMSLDWGRKPLKHRENTQAPRTQGRGGVMNAHNEVRVYVRTRPTAQFAQELIECLPDKQTVNVRQRKISRKGVLNNQMSSWSFRLNGVLHNISQEDVYQQVAHSVVLGALEGYNGTVMCFGQTGAGKTFTMTGATESYKQRGIIPRAIQEVFHEIDNRVDHTFSVHLSFLEIYNETLVDLLASVKGGQTKHCGTMAVVEEPEGGVSVKGLSLHPVHREEEALNLLFEGEMNKIIGEHALNKHSSRSHCIFTVHVESRSRTLSNATYITSKLNLVDLAGSERLSKTGSEGQVQREALYINKSLSFLEQAILALADRRRDHVPFRQSKLTHALKDSLGGNCNTVLVANIYGEAAQIDETLSTLRFAARMKCVCTEPSVNTHIDPALQVQTLQKEIQLLKQELSFHNTLANQAAVTYEDLSEAQLAVVKSEVQSYLAGTLDEITIVSIRQIRAVFAQFKNAFQEQEKQLKAQKSIVVKNTPSTLSMSDAKEPVEEMEGANRLSVPASSQRQSVSPSSSKGKKVKESSRKNGQGSTGSGDHLTMTQSETEILVPPSAAETKKSPKDDAKKRCDTPPSKMEAFEVYKSERGHEINRILKENKSVLKERLAQLHNLTGVINSIKRDIDHMRSELQLYREERQSQGQLVSADGEPVLDEAEVTLLIKLRGAKDQYRQNHEELLSTKAEVQYCRHLVDQCRMRLFSEFESWYNESFLLPDEVLDIFKDGGPIRAGLVPVDKALALRAPHCTVYRKSSMGPDTDKLKSLAAVTRRGR from the exons atgccagtcagcctacaacacatgtctttggactggggaaggaaacccctgaagcacagggagaacacgcaagctccacgcacacagggcagaggcg GAGTTATGAATGCACACAACGAGGTGAGGGTGTACGTCCGCACCAGACCCACAGCACAGTTTGCCCAAGAGCTCATTGAATGCTTGCCTGATAAACAG ACTGTGAACGTGCGTCAGAGAAAGATTTCCAGGAAAGGGGTGCTGAATAATCAGATGAGCTCTTGGTCTTTTCGGCTCAACGGGGTGCTGCACAACATATCACAGGAAGACGTCTATCAACAGGTCGCACACAGTGTGGTGCTTGGAGCTCTGGAGGGATACAATG GCACGGTTATGTGCTTTGGACAGACTGGGGCTGGAAAGACCTTCACAATGACCGGTGCCACTGAGAGTTACAAACAACGAGGCATCATCCCTCGTGCCATACAGGAG GTGTTCCATGAGATCGATAATCGTGTAGATCACACCTTCTCTGTGCACCTCTCCTTTCTGGAGATTTACAACGAGACTTTGGTGGACCTGCTAGCCTCAGTGAAAGGGGGACAGACGAAGCACTGCGGAACCATGGCTGTGGTGGAAGAGCCAGAGGGCGGGGTTTCAGTAAAGGGCCTGTCCTTACATCCTGTCCACAGAGAAGAGGAGGCACTAAACTTGCTATTTGAG GGAgagatgaataaaataataggaGAACATGCCCTCAACAAGCACTCGTCCCGGTCACATTGTATCTTTACTGTCCACGTTGAG TCTCGCTCTCGGACACTCTCGAATGCAACGTACATCACGTCCAAACTCAACCTGGTGGATCTCGCAGGTTCCGAGAGGTTGAGCAAAACTGGG TCTGAGGGTCAGGTGCAGAGAGAAGCCCTGTACATTAACAAATCTCTGTCCTTCCTGGAGCAGGCCATCTTGGCCTTAGCTGACCGGCGCCGAGACCATGTCCCCTTCAGACAAAGCAAGCTGACACATGCTCTTAAAGATTCTCTCG GTGGAAATTGTAACACAGTGCTGGTGGCCAACATTTACGGCGAGGCGGCACAGATTGATGAGACG CTCTCAACTCTCCGCTTTGCAGCCAGGATGAAGTGTGTATGCACTGAGCCATCTGTCAACACGCACATCGATCCTGCT CTCCAGGTCCAAACACTGCAAAAGGAAATCCAACTTCTGAAGCAGGAGCTTTCCTTTCACAACACACTG GCCAATCAGGCTGCTGTGACATACGAGGACCTGTCAGAGGCGCAGCTAGCGGTGGTAAAGAGTGAGGTTCAGAGTTACCTGGCCGGTACACTGGACGAGATCACG aTTGTGAGCATTCGACAAATCCGGGCAGTGTTCGCCCAGTTTAAAAACGCTTTCCA GGAGCAGGAAAAGCAGCTTAAAGCGCAGAAGAGCATTGTGGTTAAGAATACTCCGAGCACGCTGTCCATGTCTGATGCTAAA GAGCCTGTAGAAGAGATGGAGGGTGCAAACAGGCTCAGTGTGCCTGCATCGTCACAGAGACAGTCTGTGTCACCCAGCAGTAGCAAAGGCAAGAAGGTCAAAGAGAGTAGCAG AAAAAATGGTCAGGGTAGCACAGGCTCAGGCGATCATCTCACCATGACGCAGAGTGAGACGGAGATCCTCGTTCCTCCTAGTGCGGCTGAGACCAAGAAGAGTCCCAAAGATGATGCTAAGAAGAGATGCGA CACTCCTCCATCCAAGATGGAAGCATTTGAGGTCTACAAGTCAGAGAGGGGCCATGAGATCAACCGCATCCTGAAGGAAAACAAGTCTGTACTGAAAGAACGTCTGGCGCAACTCCACAACCTCACAGGGGTCATTAACTCCATTAAACGGGACATTGACCACATGCGCTCGGAACTCCAGCTGTATAGAGAAGAGAGGCAGAGTCAGG GCCAGTTGGTGAGTGCAGACGGGGAGCCCGTGCTGGACGAGGCCGAGGTAACTCTGCTTATAAAACTCCGAGGGGCCAAGGATCAGTACAGGCAGAACCATGAGGAACTGCTCAGCACCAAAGCCGAGGTGCAATACTGCAGACATCTTGTGGACCAGTGCCGCATGCGCCTGTTCTCTG AGTTCGAGAGCTGGTACAACGAGTCCTTCCTGCTACCAGATGAGGTTCTAGACATCTTCAAAGATGGGGGACCTATTAGAGCAGGTTTGGTGCCTGTGGACAAAGCTTTGGCTTTG CGAGCACCTCATTGTACTGTTTACAGGAAGAGCAGCATGGGACCTGACACAGACAAGCTCAAATCGCTTGCAGCTGTCACCCGAAGGGGGCGCTAA
- the kif9 gene encoding kinesin-like protein KIF9 isoform X4 produces the protein MNAHNEVRVYVRTRPTAQFAQELIECLPDKQTVNVRQRKISRKGVLNNQMSSWSFRLNGVLHNISQEDVYQQVAHSVVLGALEGYNGTVMCFGQTGAGKTFTMTGATESYKQRGIIPRAIQEVFHEIDNRVDHTFSVHLSFLEIYNETLVDLLASVKGGQTKHCGTMAVVEEPEGGVSVKGLSLHPVHREEEALNLLFEGEMNKIIGEHALNKHSSRSHCIFTVHVESRSRTLSNATYITSKLNLVDLAGSERLSKTGSEGQVQREALYINKSLSFLEQAILALADRRRDHVPFRQSKLTHALKDSLGGNCNTVLVANIYGEAAQIDETLSTLRFAARMKCVCTEPSVNTHIDPALQVQTLQKEIQLLKQELSFHNTLANQAAVTYEDLSEAQLAVVKSEVQSYLAGTLDEITIVSIRQIRAVFAQFKNAFQEQEKQLKAQKSIVVKNTPSTLSMSDAKEPVEEMEGANRLSVPASSQRQSVSPSSSKGKKVKESSRKNGQGSTGSGDHLTMTQSETEILVPPSAAETKKSPKDDAKKRCDTPPSKMEAFEVYKSERGHEINRILKENKSVLKERLAQLHNLTGVINSIKRDIDHMRSELQLYREERQSQGQLVSADGEPVLDEAEVTLLIKLRGAKDQYRQNHEELLSTKAEVQYCRHLVDQCRMRLFSEFESWYNESFLLPDEVLDIFKDGGPIRAGLVPVDKALALVSNTARIEGDEQEHTELLADSPSATSFYNAYNRTVQRRAPHCTVYRKSSMGPDTDKLKSLAAVTRRGR, from the exons ATGAATGCACACAACGAGGTGAGGGTGTACGTCCGCACCAGACCCACAGCACAGTTTGCCCAAGAGCTCATTGAATGCTTGCCTGATAAACAG ACTGTGAACGTGCGTCAGAGAAAGATTTCCAGGAAAGGGGTGCTGAATAATCAGATGAGCTCTTGGTCTTTTCGGCTCAACGGGGTGCTGCACAACATATCACAGGAAGACGTCTATCAACAGGTCGCACACAGTGTGGTGCTTGGAGCTCTGGAGGGATACAATG GCACGGTTATGTGCTTTGGACAGACTGGGGCTGGAAAGACCTTCACAATGACCGGTGCCACTGAGAGTTACAAACAACGAGGCATCATCCCTCGTGCCATACAGGAG GTGTTCCATGAGATCGATAATCGTGTAGATCACACCTTCTCTGTGCACCTCTCCTTTCTGGAGATTTACAACGAGACTTTGGTGGACCTGCTAGCCTCAGTGAAAGGGGGACAGACGAAGCACTGCGGAACCATGGCTGTGGTGGAAGAGCCAGAGGGCGGGGTTTCAGTAAAGGGCCTGTCCTTACATCCTGTCCACAGAGAAGAGGAGGCACTAAACTTGCTATTTGAG GGAgagatgaataaaataataggaGAACATGCCCTCAACAAGCACTCGTCCCGGTCACATTGTATCTTTACTGTCCACGTTGAG TCTCGCTCTCGGACACTCTCGAATGCAACGTACATCACGTCCAAACTCAACCTGGTGGATCTCGCAGGTTCCGAGAGGTTGAGCAAAACTGGG TCTGAGGGTCAGGTGCAGAGAGAAGCCCTGTACATTAACAAATCTCTGTCCTTCCTGGAGCAGGCCATCTTGGCCTTAGCTGACCGGCGCCGAGACCATGTCCCCTTCAGACAAAGCAAGCTGACACATGCTCTTAAAGATTCTCTCG GTGGAAATTGTAACACAGTGCTGGTGGCCAACATTTACGGCGAGGCGGCACAGATTGATGAGACG CTCTCAACTCTCCGCTTTGCAGCCAGGATGAAGTGTGTATGCACTGAGCCATCTGTCAACACGCACATCGATCCTGCT CTCCAGGTCCAAACACTGCAAAAGGAAATCCAACTTCTGAAGCAGGAGCTTTCCTTTCACAACACACTG GCCAATCAGGCTGCTGTGACATACGAGGACCTGTCAGAGGCGCAGCTAGCGGTGGTAAAGAGTGAGGTTCAGAGTTACCTGGCCGGTACACTGGACGAGATCACG aTTGTGAGCATTCGACAAATCCGGGCAGTGTTCGCCCAGTTTAAAAACGCTTTCCA GGAGCAGGAAAAGCAGCTTAAAGCGCAGAAGAGCATTGTGGTTAAGAATACTCCGAGCACGCTGTCCATGTCTGATGCTAAA GAGCCTGTAGAAGAGATGGAGGGTGCAAACAGGCTCAGTGTGCCTGCATCGTCACAGAGACAGTCTGTGTCACCCAGCAGTAGCAAAGGCAAGAAGGTCAAAGAGAGTAGCAG AAAAAATGGTCAGGGTAGCACAGGCTCAGGCGATCATCTCACCATGACGCAGAGTGAGACGGAGATCCTCGTTCCTCCTAGTGCGGCTGAGACCAAGAAGAGTCCCAAAGATGATGCTAAGAAGAGATGCGA CACTCCTCCATCCAAGATGGAAGCATTTGAGGTCTACAAGTCAGAGAGGGGCCATGAGATCAACCGCATCCTGAAGGAAAACAAGTCTGTACTGAAAGAACGTCTGGCGCAACTCCACAACCTCACAGGGGTCATTAACTCCATTAAACGGGACATTGACCACATGCGCTCGGAACTCCAGCTGTATAGAGAAGAGAGGCAGAGTCAGG GCCAGTTGGTGAGTGCAGACGGGGAGCCCGTGCTGGACGAGGCCGAGGTAACTCTGCTTATAAAACTCCGAGGGGCCAAGGATCAGTACAGGCAGAACCATGAGGAACTGCTCAGCACCAAAGCCGAGGTGCAATACTGCAGACATCTTGTGGACCAGTGCCGCATGCGCCTGTTCTCTG AGTTCGAGAGCTGGTACAACGAGTCCTTCCTGCTACCAGATGAGGTTCTAGACATCTTCAAAGATGGGGGACCTATTAGAGCAGGTTTGGTGCCTGTGGACAAAGCTTTGGCTTTGGTTAGTAACACTGCAAGAAta GAGGGAGATGAGCAGGAGCACACGGAGTTGCTTGCAGACAGTCCCAGTGCCACATCCTTTTATAATGCATATAACAGGACAGTACAGAGg CGAGCACCTCATTGTACTGTTTACAGGAAGAGCAGCATGGGACCTGACACAGACAAGCTCAAATCGCTTGCAGCTGTCACCCGAAGGGGGCGCTAA
- the kif9 gene encoding kinesin-like protein KIF9 isoform X2, whose protein sequence is MPVSLQHMSLDWGRKPLKHRENTQAPRTQGVMNAHNEVRVYVRTRPTAQFAQELIECLPDKQTVNVRQRKISRKGVLNNQMSSWSFRLNGVLHNISQEDVYQQVAHSVVLGALEGYNGTVMCFGQTGAGKTFTMTGATESYKQRGIIPRAIQEVFHEIDNRVDHTFSVHLSFLEIYNETLVDLLASVKGGQTKHCGTMAVVEEPEGGVSVKGLSLHPVHREEEALNLLFEGEMNKIIGEHALNKHSSRSHCIFTVHVESRSRTLSNATYITSKLNLVDLAGSERLSKTGSEGQVQREALYINKSLSFLEQAILALADRRRDHVPFRQSKLTHALKDSLGGNCNTVLVANIYGEAAQIDETLSTLRFAARMKCVCTEPSVNTHIDPALQVQTLQKEIQLLKQELSFHNTLANQAAVTYEDLSEAQLAVVKSEVQSYLAGTLDEITIVSIRQIRAVFAQFKNAFQEQEKQLKAQKSIVVKNTPSTLSMSDAKEPVEEMEGANRLSVPASSQRQSVSPSSSKGKKVKESSRKNGQGSTGSGDHLTMTQSETEILVPPSAAETKKSPKDDAKKRCDTPPSKMEAFEVYKSERGHEINRILKENKSVLKERLAQLHNLTGVINSIKRDIDHMRSELQLYREERQSQGQLVSADGEPVLDEAEVTLLIKLRGAKDQYRQNHEELLSTKAEVQYCRHLVDQCRMRLFSEFESWYNESFLLPDEVLDIFKDGGPIRAGLVPVDKALALVSNTARIEGDEQEHTELLADSPSATSFYNAYNRTVQRRAPHCTVYRKSSMGPDTDKLKSLAAVTRRGR, encoded by the exons atgccagtcagcctacaacacatgtctttggactggggaaggaaacccctgaagcacagggagaacacgcaagctccacgcacacagg GAGTTATGAATGCACACAACGAGGTGAGGGTGTACGTCCGCACCAGACCCACAGCACAGTTTGCCCAAGAGCTCATTGAATGCTTGCCTGATAAACAG ACTGTGAACGTGCGTCAGAGAAAGATTTCCAGGAAAGGGGTGCTGAATAATCAGATGAGCTCTTGGTCTTTTCGGCTCAACGGGGTGCTGCACAACATATCACAGGAAGACGTCTATCAACAGGTCGCACACAGTGTGGTGCTTGGAGCTCTGGAGGGATACAATG GCACGGTTATGTGCTTTGGACAGACTGGGGCTGGAAAGACCTTCACAATGACCGGTGCCACTGAGAGTTACAAACAACGAGGCATCATCCCTCGTGCCATACAGGAG GTGTTCCATGAGATCGATAATCGTGTAGATCACACCTTCTCTGTGCACCTCTCCTTTCTGGAGATTTACAACGAGACTTTGGTGGACCTGCTAGCCTCAGTGAAAGGGGGACAGACGAAGCACTGCGGAACCATGGCTGTGGTGGAAGAGCCAGAGGGCGGGGTTTCAGTAAAGGGCCTGTCCTTACATCCTGTCCACAGAGAAGAGGAGGCACTAAACTTGCTATTTGAG GGAgagatgaataaaataataggaGAACATGCCCTCAACAAGCACTCGTCCCGGTCACATTGTATCTTTACTGTCCACGTTGAG TCTCGCTCTCGGACACTCTCGAATGCAACGTACATCACGTCCAAACTCAACCTGGTGGATCTCGCAGGTTCCGAGAGGTTGAGCAAAACTGGG TCTGAGGGTCAGGTGCAGAGAGAAGCCCTGTACATTAACAAATCTCTGTCCTTCCTGGAGCAGGCCATCTTGGCCTTAGCTGACCGGCGCCGAGACCATGTCCCCTTCAGACAAAGCAAGCTGACACATGCTCTTAAAGATTCTCTCG GTGGAAATTGTAACACAGTGCTGGTGGCCAACATTTACGGCGAGGCGGCACAGATTGATGAGACG CTCTCAACTCTCCGCTTTGCAGCCAGGATGAAGTGTGTATGCACTGAGCCATCTGTCAACACGCACATCGATCCTGCT CTCCAGGTCCAAACACTGCAAAAGGAAATCCAACTTCTGAAGCAGGAGCTTTCCTTTCACAACACACTG GCCAATCAGGCTGCTGTGACATACGAGGACCTGTCAGAGGCGCAGCTAGCGGTGGTAAAGAGTGAGGTTCAGAGTTACCTGGCCGGTACACTGGACGAGATCACG aTTGTGAGCATTCGACAAATCCGGGCAGTGTTCGCCCAGTTTAAAAACGCTTTCCA GGAGCAGGAAAAGCAGCTTAAAGCGCAGAAGAGCATTGTGGTTAAGAATACTCCGAGCACGCTGTCCATGTCTGATGCTAAA GAGCCTGTAGAAGAGATGGAGGGTGCAAACAGGCTCAGTGTGCCTGCATCGTCACAGAGACAGTCTGTGTCACCCAGCAGTAGCAAAGGCAAGAAGGTCAAAGAGAGTAGCAG AAAAAATGGTCAGGGTAGCACAGGCTCAGGCGATCATCTCACCATGACGCAGAGTGAGACGGAGATCCTCGTTCCTCCTAGTGCGGCTGAGACCAAGAAGAGTCCCAAAGATGATGCTAAGAAGAGATGCGA CACTCCTCCATCCAAGATGGAAGCATTTGAGGTCTACAAGTCAGAGAGGGGCCATGAGATCAACCGCATCCTGAAGGAAAACAAGTCTGTACTGAAAGAACGTCTGGCGCAACTCCACAACCTCACAGGGGTCATTAACTCCATTAAACGGGACATTGACCACATGCGCTCGGAACTCCAGCTGTATAGAGAAGAGAGGCAGAGTCAGG GCCAGTTGGTGAGTGCAGACGGGGAGCCCGTGCTGGACGAGGCCGAGGTAACTCTGCTTATAAAACTCCGAGGGGCCAAGGATCAGTACAGGCAGAACCATGAGGAACTGCTCAGCACCAAAGCCGAGGTGCAATACTGCAGACATCTTGTGGACCAGTGCCGCATGCGCCTGTTCTCTG AGTTCGAGAGCTGGTACAACGAGTCCTTCCTGCTACCAGATGAGGTTCTAGACATCTTCAAAGATGGGGGACCTATTAGAGCAGGTTTGGTGCCTGTGGACAAAGCTTTGGCTTTGGTTAGTAACACTGCAAGAAta GAGGGAGATGAGCAGGAGCACACGGAGTTGCTTGCAGACAGTCCCAGTGCCACATCCTTTTATAATGCATATAACAGGACAGTACAGAGg CGAGCACCTCATTGTACTGTTTACAGGAAGAGCAGCATGGGACCTGACACAGACAAGCTCAAATCGCTTGCAGCTGTCACCCGAAGGGGGCGCTAA